The Verrucomicrobium spinosum DSM 4136 = JCM 18804 genome includes a region encoding these proteins:
- a CDS encoding SGNH/GDSL hydrolase family protein, translating into MKTILCYGDSNTWGYDPVATAASTFPRRHAHDVRWTGVLARELGAGYRVVEEGQNGRTTVHDDPIMGNRNGRKYLPACLESHKPIDLVVLMLGSNDLKMMFNLPAVEIAAGAGQLVKMIRQSEAGVEAAAPSVLLLCPPPVGDMSHLPDLDEKFTGVAAKAGRFPQHYAAVAQQHGCAYLNTQTIVTPSTVDALHLEAGEHEKLGKAVAQKVRSLLGD; encoded by the coding sequence ATGAAAACCATCCTCTGCTACGGCGATTCCAACACGTGGGGCTATGACCCCGTAGCCACTGCTGCCTCGACTTTTCCTCGCAGGCATGCTCACGATGTGCGCTGGACGGGTGTGCTGGCCCGTGAGTTGGGAGCTGGCTACCGGGTGGTGGAGGAGGGGCAGAACGGGCGCACGACCGTGCATGACGATCCCATCATGGGAAACCGCAACGGGCGGAAGTATCTGCCTGCGTGTCTGGAGTCACACAAGCCGATCGATCTGGTGGTGCTCATGCTGGGCTCCAATGACCTGAAGATGATGTTCAACCTGCCCGCGGTTGAGATCGCTGCCGGAGCCGGACAGCTCGTGAAAATGATCCGGCAGAGTGAGGCTGGCGTGGAGGCTGCGGCACCGTCGGTGCTACTGCTCTGCCCACCTCCCGTAGGTGACATGAGCCACCTGCCGGATCTTGATGAGAAGTTCACTGGCGTGGCCGCCAAGGCAGGACGCTTCCCTCAGCACTACGCCGCCGTGGCCCAGCAGCATGGCTGTGCCTATCTCAATACCCAGACCATCGTCACCCCCAGCACGGTGGATGCCCTGCACCTGGAGGCGGGTGAGCATGAGAAGCTCGGCAAGGCCGTGGCGCAGAAGGTGAGGAGTTTGCTGGGGGATTGA
- a CDS encoding metallophosphoesterase family protein → MKTIPDASLMNRRAVMWRGSLCLAAGIASPMLATDETASPLLRIGLLTDLHYGDKEPTKTRYYRETPGKLKEAVAKFNEIKPAFVIELGDLIDQAPTVEQEIAWLEEIDMIYAGLTCPRHYVLGNHCVATLTKEEFAQHSGASKKPHYSFDQNGVHFVVLDACYRSDGAPYGRNNADWKDANVPEAELEWLRKDLAATAGPVVVFAHQRLDEAAPHSVLNATAVRKVLEDSGKVLAVFQGHSHKNDYQEIQGIHYCTLVALIEGSGADNNGYAVLEVMPDRSLRLQGFRQQVDQKWAGKAG, encoded by the coding sequence ATGAAGACCATTCCTGACGCATCTTTGATGAACCGCCGTGCCGTCATGTGGCGTGGCTCTCTCTGCCTCGCGGCTGGCATCGCATCGCCCATGCTGGCGACAGACGAGACTGCCTCACCCCTCTTGCGGATCGGTCTGCTCACGGACCTTCACTACGGCGACAAAGAGCCCACCAAGACCCGGTACTACCGGGAAACACCTGGGAAGCTGAAGGAAGCGGTGGCCAAGTTCAATGAAATCAAACCGGCATTTGTGATTGAGCTGGGAGATCTGATTGATCAGGCACCCACGGTGGAGCAGGAGATCGCCTGGTTGGAGGAGATCGACATGATCTATGCAGGTCTGACCTGTCCCCGTCACTACGTGCTGGGAAACCACTGCGTGGCGACGCTGACGAAGGAGGAGTTTGCCCAGCATTCAGGAGCGTCCAAGAAACCGCACTATTCATTCGATCAGAATGGCGTGCACTTTGTGGTGCTGGACGCCTGCTACCGGTCGGATGGCGCACCGTACGGGCGGAACAACGCTGACTGGAAGGATGCCAATGTGCCAGAGGCGGAGCTGGAGTGGTTGCGGAAGGATCTCGCCGCGACGGCGGGCCCGGTGGTGGTCTTTGCCCATCAGCGGCTGGATGAGGCGGCACCGCACAGCGTGCTGAATGCAACCGCGGTACGAAAGGTGCTGGAGGACAGTGGGAAGGTGCTGGCCGTGTTTCAGGGACACTCCCACAAGAACGACTACCAGGAGATACAGGGCATCCACTACTGCACCCTCGTGGCGTTGATCGAAGGCTCGGGTGCGGACAACAATGGGTATGCGGTGCTCGAAGTGATGCCGGACCGGTCGCTGAGGTTGCAGGGGTTCAGACAGCAGGTGGACCAGAAGTGGGCGGGCAAGGCGGGGTGA
- a CDS encoding DUF1501 domain-containing protein, protein MNMSSDLLLFSRRRILQGTSSGFGYLAFSALSTWAAEQSASGGASPLAAKAPHFAPRAKRVIFLCMSGGPSHVDTFDYKPKLVADDGKESGRGRGGPATLLAPRFQFKQHGRSGLWISELFPNVASHADDLTLVRSMHTDLPNHPQAFSQMHTGTSQFVRPSLGSWALYGLGTLNENLPGFITINPPAQNGGAKNYGSAFLPAIYQGTKIGAAGFPGAGAGPGRRNAGGQETMSNISNPRYPAEVERTQLDFMQTLNRAKLQREGYDPQIEGVIQSNELAFRMQNVVPQVMDLAGETEATKKLYGLDNSATETFGRQCLMARRFAEAGVRFIEVSFGNWDQHRNLTADLERNCSAIDQPIAGLLTDLKQRGLLKDTLVMWGGEFGRTPHGQSGDGRDHNNKGFTLWMAGGGVKGGFTYGSTDDYGYEAVENKVHIHDWHATILALLGLDHEKLTYRYAGRDFRLTDVHGNVVKEIIT, encoded by the coding sequence ATGAACATGTCCAGTGACCTGCTCCTTTTTAGCCGCCGCCGCATCCTCCAGGGCACTTCCAGCGGGTTCGGCTACCTGGCCTTTAGCGCTCTCTCGACATGGGCTGCGGAACAGTCCGCCTCAGGTGGGGCCTCCCCGCTCGCGGCCAAGGCTCCGCACTTCGCCCCCAGAGCCAAACGGGTCATCTTCCTCTGCATGTCCGGTGGCCCGTCGCATGTCGACACCTTTGACTACAAGCCCAAGCTGGTGGCCGACGATGGCAAGGAGTCAGGGAGAGGTCGCGGGGGCCCCGCCACCCTGCTCGCACCGCGGTTCCAGTTCAAGCAGCATGGTCGCAGCGGGCTGTGGATATCCGAGTTGTTTCCTAATGTGGCGAGTCATGCTGACGACCTTACACTGGTGCGCTCCATGCACACGGATCTGCCCAACCATCCCCAGGCCTTCAGCCAGATGCACACGGGCACGTCCCAGTTCGTCCGGCCATCCCTTGGCTCGTGGGCGCTCTACGGCCTTGGGACGCTCAATGAGAACCTTCCCGGCTTCATCACCATCAATCCCCCAGCCCAGAACGGCGGTGCCAAGAACTACGGCAGCGCCTTTCTTCCCGCCATCTACCAGGGCACGAAGATCGGCGCAGCCGGTTTTCCCGGTGCCGGAGCAGGCCCAGGACGCCGCAACGCGGGCGGGCAGGAGACCATGAGCAACATCTCGAACCCGCGCTATCCTGCGGAAGTCGAGCGCACCCAGCTCGACTTTATGCAGACGCTCAACCGTGCCAAGCTCCAGCGGGAGGGCTACGATCCCCAGATCGAAGGGGTCATCCAGAGCAACGAACTCGCGTTTCGCATGCAGAACGTCGTGCCGCAGGTCATGGACCTGGCCGGGGAAACCGAGGCCACCAAAAAACTCTACGGCCTGGACAACAGCGCCACGGAGACCTTCGGCCGCCAGTGCCTCATGGCCCGCCGCTTTGCGGAGGCCGGCGTTCGCTTCATCGAAGTCTCCTTCGGCAACTGGGACCAGCACCGCAACCTCACCGCCGACCTGGAGCGCAACTGTAGCGCTATCGACCAGCCCATCGCGGGCCTGCTCACCGATCTAAAGCAACGCGGCCTGCTCAAAGACACCCTTGTGATGTGGGGGGGCGAATTCGGCCGCACCCCGCATGGCCAGTCAGGCGACGGCCGGGATCACAACAACAAAGGCTTCACCCTCTGGATGGCCGGCGGCGGCGTCAAAGGCGGCTTCACCTACGGCAGCACCGACGACTACGGCTATGAGGCTGTGGAGAACAAGGTCCACATCCACGACTGGCACGCCACCATCCTCGCCCTCCTGGGGCTTGATCACGAAAAGCTAACTTACCGCTACGCCGGCCGCGACTTCCGCCTCACCGATGTGCATGGCAACGTGGTAAAGGAAATAATTACATAG
- a CDS encoding PSD1 and planctomycete cytochrome C domain-containing protein, with translation MKPVPVSLPALAALALAPALTGADAGLSDEQTRFFERKIRPVLVEKCYDCHSASAKKVKGGLVLDTKDGTLNGGDNGPAVVPGNIDDSLLIAAIRYGNKDMEMPPKGKLPDSVIADFETWVKMGAPDPRTGPTVADANTASAQWQKKEIDVAAGRSFWAFQPPKSSPTPTVKNTSWPKCDIDRFILARMEEKGLQPVADAGRLELLRRVTFDLTGLPPTPDLIQVYMKDTSPDAFARVVDNLLASERFGEYWGRHWLDVARYGESAGRDANVLYPFAWRYRDWVIDALNRDLPYNEFVKQQVAGDLLPYKDAADQSRKIVATGFLAIGSKPQNERNPRQFALELADEQIDTLSQSVLGITIACARCHDHKFDPIPQKDYYALAGIFLSSETLYGTNRGLQNQNASDLIDLGHESGMPAGFEGISPAQRAQLANRLEEAKGSQAESFRTAQAARRAGKEADNLRLLALRQQIGTISGELNRYDESGNARILAMGVYDRSRPVDSPVFNRGEATQPGAVVPRGFVQVLFQETPPPVRHGSGRLELAEWLASRDNPQTARVMVNRMWRWLFGRGIVPTVDNFGAMGEKPSHPELLDHLALRFMDHGWSIKKMVREIVLSRTYQLATLHAPQNFAADPENTLCWRMTSRTVDAESLRDAMLLVSGKLDLYPQEGSVVARANEGREGLIRLFTTLQEPRYDRSVYLPVVRDLVPEALSLFDFANPSLVTGDRESTNVPAQSLYLLNNKQVQELSDAFARRVYASAKDQPGRIQFAFWTALGRAPTAEEVRAAYTFFSEYTQDAAKAKSKGADLTPYAWSAFCQSLMASAEFRHLD, from the coding sequence ATGAAGCCCGTGCCCGTCTCCCTTCCCGCCCTCGCTGCCCTGGCTCTCGCACCCGCCCTCACCGGAGCGGATGCAGGGCTCTCGGACGAGCAGACCCGCTTCTTCGAGCGCAAGATTCGCCCCGTGCTGGTGGAGAAGTGCTACGACTGCCACTCCGCCTCTGCCAAAAAGGTGAAGGGCGGTCTCGTCCTCGACACCAAGGACGGCACCCTGAACGGAGGTGACAACGGCCCCGCCGTGGTTCCCGGAAATATTGATGACAGCCTCCTCATCGCGGCCATCCGCTATGGCAACAAGGACATGGAAATGCCTCCCAAGGGCAAGCTTCCCGACAGTGTCATCGCCGACTTCGAAACCTGGGTGAAGATGGGCGCTCCCGATCCCCGCACCGGCCCCACCGTGGCAGATGCAAATACCGCGTCCGCCCAGTGGCAGAAGAAAGAGATCGACGTCGCCGCAGGCCGGTCCTTCTGGGCATTCCAACCGCCCAAATCGTCCCCGACGCCAACCGTCAAAAACACAAGCTGGCCCAAGTGCGATATCGACCGCTTCATCCTCGCCCGTATGGAAGAAAAAGGGCTTCAACCCGTCGCCGATGCGGGCAGGCTGGAGTTGCTGCGGCGTGTGACTTTTGATCTTACCGGCCTGCCCCCCACGCCCGACCTCATCCAGGTGTACATGAAGGACACGTCACCCGATGCCTTCGCCAGGGTCGTGGACAACCTCCTCGCCTCCGAACGCTTTGGCGAATACTGGGGCCGCCACTGGCTGGATGTCGCCCGCTACGGAGAGTCAGCCGGGCGCGATGCCAACGTGCTCTACCCCTTCGCCTGGAGGTACCGCGATTGGGTCATTGATGCCCTCAACCGAGACCTGCCCTACAACGAGTTTGTGAAACAACAGGTGGCCGGGGATCTTCTGCCCTACAAGGATGCCGCCGATCAGAGCCGCAAGATCGTCGCCACCGGCTTCCTGGCCATCGGGTCCAAGCCTCAAAACGAGCGCAACCCGCGGCAGTTTGCCCTCGAACTCGCGGACGAGCAGATCGACACCCTCTCCCAGTCGGTCCTGGGCATCACCATCGCCTGCGCCCGCTGCCACGATCACAAGTTTGATCCCATCCCGCAGAAGGACTACTACGCCCTGGCGGGCATCTTCCTCAGCAGCGAGACGCTCTATGGAACCAATCGCGGGCTGCAGAACCAGAATGCCTCCGACCTCATTGACCTCGGTCATGAGTCGGGCATGCCAGCGGGATTCGAGGGCATCTCTCCCGCCCAGCGCGCTCAACTGGCCAACCGACTGGAGGAGGCCAAAGGCAGCCAGGCAGAATCGTTCCGCACCGCCCAGGCCGCGCGGCGTGCCGGGAAAGAAGCAGACAACCTCCGCCTCCTTGCTCTTCGTCAGCAGATCGGCACGATCTCTGGGGAGCTCAACCGTTACGATGAAAGCGGGAATGCCCGTATCCTTGCCATGGGGGTGTATGACCGGTCCCGCCCCGTGGACAGCCCCGTCTTCAACCGTGGCGAGGCCACCCAGCCTGGCGCGGTGGTGCCCCGTGGTTTCGTCCAAGTGTTGTTTCAGGAAACCCCTCCGCCCGTCAGGCATGGCAGCGGCCGTCTGGAACTGGCTGAGTGGCTGGCATCTCGCGACAATCCCCAGACCGCCCGGGTGATGGTAAACCGCATGTGGCGCTGGCTGTTTGGCCGGGGCATTGTCCCCACGGTGGACAACTTCGGCGCGATGGGGGAAAAGCCCTCTCATCCGGAACTGCTGGATCACCTGGCCCTGCGATTCATGGACCATGGGTGGTCCATTAAAAAGATGGTGCGCGAGATTGTCCTCAGTCGCACCTATCAGCTCGCCACCCTGCATGCCCCGCAGAACTTTGCTGCCGATCCTGAGAACACCCTCTGCTGGCGCATGACCAGCCGCACCGTGGACGCAGAGTCCCTCCGGGATGCCATGCTCCTGGTGAGCGGCAAGCTGGATCTCTATCCCCAGGAAGGCTCCGTGGTGGCACGGGCCAACGAAGGGCGCGAGGGGCTCATCCGCCTCTTCACCACCCTGCAGGAGCCTCGTTATGACCGCTCCGTTTACCTTCCGGTCGTCCGGGATTTGGTTCCTGAGGCGCTGTCCCTCTTCGACTTCGCCAACCCCAGCCTCGTCACGGGCGATCGGGAATCCACCAACGTGCCTGCCCAGAGCCTCTATCTTCTCAACAACAAGCAGGTGCAGGAGCTCAGCGACGCCTTTGCCCGCCGCGTCTATGCATCGGCCAAGGATCAGCCCGGCCGCATTCAGTTCGCGTTCTGGACGGCCCTGGGTCGCGCACCCACCGCGGAGGAGGTTCGTGCCGCCTACACCTTCTTCAGCGAGTACACCCAGGACGCCGCCAAGGCCAAGTCAAAGGGTGCAGACCTCACCCCTTACGCCTGGAGCGCCTTCTGCCAGTCTTTGATGGCGTCTGCCGAGTTCCGCCATCTGGATTGA